The genomic window attagtaagggtgtcaaaggctggagggagaatggggttgagagggaaaataaatcagtcatgaatagcctaattctgctcctatgtcttgtgggtTGTTTTATCCTCTGCGTTCCTGTCAACTTCTCCTGAAAGTTCTACCCCTCACTTGGGGCGATTTACGGCTGCCGATTAACCCGCCAACTCGTTAAGCAGCTGCGGGACGTGGGACAgaaccgggggtggggggagggatagGATACCCGCTTGGAGATGGGGAGAACGGTGGGAACCCGCGTGAGGACTTGCACGCAGGTGGCTAGAGGCCCAGACCGAACCCAGGTGTCTGGTGCCGTCAGGAAGTTCACCGAGCCCCCCCTCCTCGCGGCGCTGGAGAGCCAGGTTAGATCCTGACCTCTGCTGTCGTCCCCGCCCTCGCCCGCTGTTGTTCAGAGACCCCGAGCTCTCAAAACCCAGGAACCGGGAGCTACAGACCATCCTGGGGCAGCAGCAACCAAttaggtggcggggggggggtggtgcagCTTGGGGCGTCGGGATTCGAAGTTCAAACCCAGCGCCGTTCTGTAAGGAATGTGTATGTGTTCCTCGtaaactgcatgggtttcttccgggtgctccggtttcctcccacagtccaaagactggaACAGTTAgggggctaattggtcattgtaaattgtcccatgattaggtcagggttaaaCAAGTGGGTTGCTGGGGGGAtgtggctggaagagcctgttctgcacggtatctctaaacaaataacTAGATTCCCGTTGCGTTCTGGTCAGCACGCATGGGACGAGAGGCCTGTTCCCACACTGTTGAGCCAGAAGGAGATTTTCCCcatccaccacccccacccccacccccgtcccacctcaccaatgactttgcctctctTTATCCTCATTCCCCGCCCTGCTAGCTGGCCGTGCTGTTTGCTCGAGAGAGGGTTCTGCTGGCGGAGTTGAACGTTCAGAAGAACAGGCACCCCAAGCGTGAGTAGCGGCCTCGCTCCCTCCTCGCATTTTTGCCCCAACCACCCTGGTGTCTCCCCATTCAGCTGAGTCTCCCCAAGAGCAGCGACCACTgaactcccctcctccctctttcATCCCTAGGGCTTTCCCGGCATTCCCTCTGTGTGTCCGAACCCCCTTCTGTTTGTTCTCCTGAGGCAGAGGGTCCATCTCTGGGAGCTCTCCTCTGTAAGACACTGATTGTGACGTGTCCGGAATCACTGCCAAGGCGGAGAATCTCTGTCCGGGAGCTCCCCTCTGCATGACACCGCTTGGGATGTGTCCGGAATCCTTCTAAGCACAGAGAATCCATCTCCAGCAGCTCTTCTCTGTGAGACACCTCTTGGGGCATGTCTGGAGTCCTTCCCCTTCGCCCTCCCGTCTGTCGGATTAACATCCGCTGAAGAACTTGTCTTGCCTGCagtttcagcacagaaacaggcccttcggtccatctactCCGTGTTAATCTGCCAAGTCCCACTGACTCACACCTGGACCATTGATATGGGTCTCAATCGTGGACTGAGAGTGCGAGGGGGGCTGGGAGAGGGAGAATAATGGCTGGGAagaagggaagggagtgggaagcatcagagcgacattctgtaatgaccttgcctggtatctcagggctgggtgtgtccgcagccctgagacaccaactCCCCGCCCCAGCACGCCTTCTCTGCGATCCGTCCCACACTGCTCCCGCGGTGCTGTACCCTCACCGTTCCCAATGTCCTTCGTTCCTGCCAGGTTCGCAGATCCCctgtccgctccacgttgacaaatacagttctgtgcaaaagtctgaggcacccaaGCTATATATAGGCACCTAAGACTTCAGCGCAGTACTGTAGattagatcattacacagtgcattgaggtaaaacaacagcagaatgcagaataaagtgtaacagcggcagagaaagtgcggtgcaggtaAGGTACACGATCACAACGCGGTAGATTATAAGGCCATCTTGTCACAGACAActcaggaactcagtaggtcaggcagcatccatggagggaaataaacgttgtgggccgaagcccttcatcaggactggaaagggagggtggggaagccagggtaagaaggtgggggagaagccagatgggtgggaggggagtggatgaagtgagaagctggcaggtgatagtcaGAAACGGGAacaggctggagaaggaatccgACAGGAGAGATGAGTggcccatgggagaaaaggaaggagcagGGGctccaggggaaggtgataggcaggtgagaagaggtaagaggtctgAGCGGGGAATAGAGAAGAGGGGGGAAAAAAGAAGAGGTCCAGTCAAGCATAGCATTGGGATACAAGCCGTACTTGAGCCTCCTGGTACGTGCTCTCAAACCTTGTATCTCTGCGGCCATATAAAACTTCAGTCAGACTGGGTCACCTCTGGCCCACCCACCGTCTCTCCGCTGCGCTCTCACCCTTCGTGCTGTCGGCCTCTGCAGGCCAAGGCTGGGACAGGGACTGGGCACGCCAGTGGAGACTCGGTGAGAGTTCTCCCACTGCCTCCTCCACTTCCTTCCCATCCCGCGTTGCAGGGCAGCCGCTACCTGCGAAACGTCCCGGCATCTCTGCTGGCAACAGTTAAACCTTCTATATCTTCACAGCCCTGCCTGTCAACAAGGAAGTGCTCACCTGCTTGGGAAAGCTAGAGGTAAGGAATCTGCCTTGGAAAATTCCTTGCCCTGTTCCAAGCTTGCTGTACTCTGGGAGGACATGGAAGGAGCTTACTGTCCCATCGAACccaggagtgcgtgatgggatggtatggcgggagcttcactctgtgtctgaccccgggagtgtgtgatgggatggtgtggagggagcttcactccgtgtctgaccctgggagtgtgtgatgggacggtgtggagggagtgtgtgatgggacggtgtggagggagcttcactgtgtttAGTCCACTTTATTTCAGCAAGCTCTTTAATTCTATCGGTTGAATGTCTGCACAGAGAAACATTGAAAAAGGAAACTGTGGGTCCAGATTCACAGTTGCATTTTCATGGTGGAGACAGCAGAGGGCAGTGCTGTCCCACTTTTTAAATGGAGCGATATCACCTGCAAGTGTCCATTCAGAGTCACAGCAGATAGGAAGTGTGTGTTGGAACGGTCaggagagtttcactctgtgtgtgatgggaccgtgagGAAgttgtttcactctgtgtctgaccctgggagtgtgctgTGGGAGTTCAGCTctttgaccctgggagtgtgtgatagaacggtgtggaaggagcttcactctgtgtctgaccctgggagtgtgtgatgggatggtgtggaaggagcttcactctgtgtctgatcctcagagtgtgtgatgggatggtgtggaaggagcttcactctgtgtctgatcccgggagtgtatattgggatggtgtggagggagtttcactctgtgtctgaccccaggagtgtgtgatgggacggcgtggagggagtttcactccacgtctgaccctgggagtgtgtgatgggatggtgtggagggagcttcactccacgtctgaccctgggagtgtgtggcgggaacttcactctgtgtctgaccccgggagtgtgtgatgggacggtgtggagggagcttcactccacatctgaccctgggagtgtgtgatgggacagtgtggagggagattcactctgtgtctgaccccgggagtgtgtgatgtgatggtgtggagggagcttcactctgtgtctgaccccgggagtgtgtgatgggacggtgtggagggagcttcactctgtgtctgatcccgggagtgtgtgatgggatggtgtggagggagtttcactccacgtctgaccctgggagtgtgtgatgggacagtgtggagggagattcactctgtgtctgaccccgggagtgtgtgatgtgatggtgtggagggagcttcactctgtgtctgaccccaggactgtgtgatgggacagtgtggagggagattcactctgtgtctgaccccgggagtgtgtgatgtgatggtgtggagggagcttcactctgtgtctgaccccgggagtgtgtgatgggacggtgtggagggagcttcactctgtgtctgaccccgggagtgtgtgatgggacggtgtggagggagcttcactctgtgtctgaccccgggagtgtgtgatgggacggcgtggagggagcttcactctgtgtctgactccgggagtgtgtgatgggacggtgtggagggagcttcactctgtgtctgaccccgggagtgagtgataggacggtgtggagggagcttcactctgtgtctgaccccgggagtgagtgatgggacggtgtggagggagcttcactctgtgtctgaccccgggagtgtgtgatgggatggtgtggtgggagtttcagtctgtgtctgaccccaggactgtgtgatgggacggtgtggagggagcttcactccacgtctgaccctgggagtgtgtggcaggaacttcactctgtgtctgatcctgggaattTGTTATGGGGCAGTGTTAAGGGAGCTTCATTCTCTGTGTAATCCTTTGAGTAAGTGATGACATGGTGTAGAAGGAGATACACGCTGTGCCtggtcgagtgtgtgatgggacggtgtggagggtgtttcACTCTGTTGGACAGAGTGTACCTgtgtgtctgtctatctgtctctctctcacactctcacttactctctctctctcactctcactcactctaaGTTGCAGTCAACTGGTCAGCAGCTGGAAATGATTCTGTCCTGTGTTCGTGCCCGTAAGAAGTCCTTGCAAGAGCGCTTGGAGAGGTATGTTGATCGGGGATCGAATCCCAGCTGCCACTCTAACCCTCTCAGGCATTTCCCACCTCTGCTACCCTCCCATCTGTCAAACCGAGCCTGTCTGAGTTTATAGAATGCCgtctgtgggggccaagtcattgggtatatttaaagcagaggtttataggttcttgattttctCTTAAGAGCAATTTCTCCCTCCCAATTCCCACTGCCACTCATTTTCTATATTCTAAATAATTAAAagattatttatatttgcatagtgATATGCATTTACGTCGGACTAAATCGGCGAGATTTGtggtgggggcagcctgcaagtgtcgccatttTTCCGCCGCCAATTTCGCATGCCCACAATTCCCCAATCCTGACCCGTGTGTCTTTGATCTCAAAACCTTGATCTTATTGCTGCAAGATGTCACTGAGCTGTGAACCCCCCCACTGAGCTGTGCCTGGGGTTTGTTTAGATtatagggacagagagagagttaGGAGTCAGAGATCGAGTGGATATAGAGTGTTTCCTCCAGTGGGGGAGTCTTAGACCagaaggtacagcctcagaatagaaggatgatgCTATttaaacatatgaggagcatttgacggtTCTGACCCTGTACCTACTGGAGTTTaaaaggatggggggtggggaattTTGtagaaatctatcgaatattgaaaggactggatagagagaatgtttcccatagtggacaAGTTTAaaaccagaaggcacaacctcagaatcgAATTTGtccatttcaaacagagatgaggaagaatttcttttgccaggaggtggaaattcattgctacagacagctctggaggccaacATCTTGGGTGAATATAAAGCAcagatcgataggttcttgattcaaatgtcaaatttaatgtcagaaatgtatacaatatacatcctgaaatgttttttcttcgcaAACGTCCACAAAAGCAGAGacatgccccaaagaatgaacgacagttaaacgtgagaaccccaaagtccccccccagctcccccctcctgcacgtaagtggcagcaagcaacgatccccctcccTCCATCAGTGGAAAAGAAAACGTGCATCAGTACCATCACTGAGCCTAggcgtgtgctaagcaatagcaaagacacagaccaaagttaccccaaaggcttcgcatttcatccaacattcgacaaaccacaggttccctctctccctggcaagggagagggaggtgtccccccattttcacagcgagcgggagacataacaacaacccactgTTTACGATCTTAAAAATCTGTTTTGTTGGgttttttttgagctctgtgtccaaagatcgcaaagacctcgggtcttcgggcccacagtgaaagattttctggcttccccgacgacacacgagtctcctgccttaccctcgatccgcccatcaCCAGAGTCCCGatatcttaggcttccaaacacgatcgagattctcaggccaaacccttggcatgtcgaatagcggccagtcgtggaaccttgagaacgggtcccattcccgcaaagaactgaagcctgcgtgtaactccaggttagggtcttcaaaagaaccctgaaaaggaaaaataaagatattaaagatagaaatagagctctTTCTGAAGATGtgagcaaaggagtcgctgttaggtGCAGTCATCGCTCCCAAGCTCTAATGATTAGTCAGAGTGTtaaggttacgtggagaaggcaggagaatggggtggagagggataataaatcagctgtgatggaatggcagcagcagactcgatggaccgaatggcctaactctactcCTGTGTCCTCTCGTCTTGTGGCTGCAATGCAGGGAGCAGAAGTGGCTGGAAGAGCAGCAGGAGATTGTGAAGTCGCTGCAGGATCGAGATGAGGAACATCAAACTGTCTTCCACAGTCTGTCGGAGAACAGGTGAGGCAAGGGGGGTCTGCGGTGCAGGGCGGTGAGGCAGGAGGGGCGGCGGGAcgggagtgctgccacaaggcGGAAAGGGGCAGGGGGCAGAAGGAGAGCATCGCTGGAGGGgcaaagggagggaggggagattcAGGGATGTCGTGCTGCGAGAAAGGAAGCCGGCAGGCAGCTTCGCGGGAAGGGGGTCTAGATCCAGAGGCAGAAAGGGCGGAGGGAGCGGCTTTGAGGAGAAAGGGGCCAGggtggagcaccctgaggaaggGGCAGCAGGGAAGGAGTGACATGGCGAGGGAGGGAGCGAGGAGGAGAGGGGGTGCCGGGGAGGGAAACGTAGTGGCATctcaatgacccccccccccactgccacCCTCATACCCAGTGCCTTGCAGAAGATGAGGAGAGATCTGGAGAGACTGACTGTGCTGAAGGAGAGGCTGCTGAACGCCCTGGGCAACTTCCTGGACGCACACTACCCTCCCCCCAGCGTGGCAGAGACCGGTGGCAAAAAGAAGGTAGGTGGAGGCTGGAGGGGCTGCGGCCGGAGAGAGAGATTTTAGAAAGATCAGCGTTACTTGTGAAGAGTACATCGAAACGTCAGGCACCACAATGGCGCAGCGGTTAGCGTGGTGATATCACAGTTCAGGATTACGGAGTTCAATACCGCCACTGcaggtaaggagtttgtaccttctccccgtgaccgcgtgggtttcctctcacagtccaaagacgtgccggttagtaggttaattggtcattgtaaattgtccagtgattaggctagggttaaatcagtgggttgttgGGCAGCGAAGCTCGCCTGTTCCGCGACGTGTCTCTAAATATCtcttcttcttcggctgtccatccatttcaatgttgactgaggcctgggcaaggttgtatggaagaccagcagttgcccatgctgcaagtctcccctctccacaccaccgatgttgtccaggggtagggcattaggacccatacagcttggcactggtgtcgtcgcagagcaatgtgtggttaagtgccttgctcaaggacacaacatgctggctcagctgaggctcgaactagcgaccttcagatcactagactgatgcctaaaccacttggccatgtgccacgcgtctctaaataaataaatgactaaAGATCGTGAAATTCTTCACCTGGGGTCAACGAGGACTATtacaatctgaggatgtgctgggaccagCCTGTAgtgtccggcaccaacatagcaagcccacagctcactgtctctctccggtacatctttggacagtcgGAGGAaagccacgcggtcacggggagaacgtacaagctctttACAGGTAGCgacaggaaatgaacctgggtcgctggcaccGTCCCGTGCCTGCCTCAGTCTCACCTCAtcactcctgccttctcactaatCCTTTGCTGGTGTTCAGTGACACAGCTGGAGGTGGAAGAAGTTTGAGctgatttattttattgagagagACAGCCCTTCCGGCTGTTTCATTTGCGCCGCCCGCATCACCCGACACCCGCAATTTAACCCTCGTCTAATCACGgaataatttataatgaccaattaacctactatccggaatatctttggactgtggggaggaaacccacagggagaacgtacagaccccTTACAGAGGATGCGGGAATTGAACGCTGAACTCTGACCTGTGAAAACGTCACACTGACCGCTACGCCCCCAGAGGGCAAGGGGTAGAGGTTAAGGGGCAGCAATGAGTGGTTACGGGGCGGGAAAGGGGAGGAGAATAGAGGTGATTTAGGTGGAAGATGGGAtcaggggagaggagaaggagatggagcgaGTACAGGGCGGAGGGCAGGAGTGAGGTTAACAGTGGGGGGAGGTTAGGGATTGCTGTGATGTGGTGGGAAAGAAGCGGAGCATTTGGAGGCTTCCCTGTGGATGGGGAGCCGCACCAGAGGGGTGATGGGCTGTCTCAGTCCCAGGGTGGGAGTATTAACTCAGCTTGTTCTTCTGTCCTGTGCAGAGACACGCCCATACCGGGAGCGTTTCGAACCTCATCACCTTCCATGAAATGCTTGAGGTGAGAAGATGGAATGGGTGGGTGAACAGGTGTGAAGGACGAGTTGAGAACATACCACACTCTTGATGGCCCTGGGCACTCCAGCAGCTACCCTGAACCTCGAGTACCCCAGGCTGTCCAATGGGATGGCTCTTCCTCCTCAACCCCCACCGGCTCTCCTCTGACCCGTCAATGCTtgtcctccctcttccccctgcCTTGCCACTCCTCCGATCTTCCATGCCcctttccttccctttcctctcccccactcccaccctctccctcctcacaccctctcccctcccctgcccaTCTACCCCTTCCCCACCTCTCACCCCTACCCCTCTTTTCCCTCTTCCCATCCCCTTCTTCCTgcccctctcccctaccccctcttgccccttgcccctctccctccctcccctacccctctgcccctctctcttccctctgccctactcctctctccccctttcctcGTCAGTGATCTAACAGTCATCCCTCTTTCTTCCCTCCGGCAGCGCCTGATGACCCAGACGATGAGAAGCCCCCATGACCCCTACCTGGAGCTGGACGAGACGTACTGGCCCCCGTACGTGGAGGCGCTCCTGCGTTATGGGGTGGCTCTGCGACACCCACAGGACCCCTACCGCATCCGCCTGGAGGATTTCTGCGAGTAGCCGAGGAACGAAGGAGATTCccgcatctcctctgcacccaccaCATTCCCCCCTCCTCCTGCGCTCGTTGGGAGCAAATGAGCCTGGGGGCTTGACTGGGAACTTGGGAGGTGTCCCCACACAATGATCTGTCCCAATCTGTGCTTGGGAGGGGAGTGTTGCTTGTCTGTGCCCATgcagagtgagtgtctgtgtctgtgtgagagagagagaggggggggtcacgcatctgtgtgtgtgtaagaggaGGGGACTGttcagtgtgtgtgagaaagagagacactgagtgtgtgagagacagagaggggcacctctgtgtgtgtgtgtgtgtgtgtgtgtgtgtgcgcgtgcgcgcgCAAGGGGTGGTACTGttcagagtgtgtgagagagagagagacactgtgtgtgtgtgtgtgtgtgtgtgtgtaagagagagagagagactgagtgagagatcttgtgtgagagagtgatcttttgtgtgtgtgtgagagagagagaagtgggggGGAAGCCGTAAGCATGAGAGAGGAAgttgtatgttgtgtgtgtgtgtatatgtatgtgtgggggtgggtgagaggaggaggggagggaaggggtgatTTCCCTGTGTGTGTGGAATCAATTACAAATACATTCAGAGCATAGGTTCGGCTGTCACTGTTTCAGTTTGATTTAACTGTGTGGTTTGCTTCAACATTAATGAGGTGACCACCTCACTGAGGGTTTGGAGTCTGTTAATATGGAGGTACAATTGTTTTCTTGTATACTGGTTTTGTAAATAAAATGTGATCTTCtttacacacagagtgaagctgcctccgcaccgtcccatcacacactcccggggtcagacacagagtgaagctgcctccgcaccgtcccatcacacactcccggggtcagacacagagtgaagctccctccgcaccatcccatcacacactcccggggtcagacactgagtgaagctccctccacaccgtcccatcacacactcccggggtcagacacagagtgaagctccctccacatcgtcccatcacacactcccagggtcagacacagagtgaagctccctccacaccgtcccatcacacactcccggggtcggacacagagtgaaactccctccacaccaccccatcacacacagagaagtgtgaggttttgcagttCGGTAAGAACAACCAGGACAGGTCTTACACTGTGAGCGGTAGGGAAGTAGGGAagtgaggagtgcggtagaagaAGGGAGTACAGAtgcataattcgttgaaagtggcatcacaggatcataaagaaagcttttggcacatgggCCTTCGTTAATCAGTGTAATGAGTACAGGAGTGGGGATGCTATGTTGAGGGTGTAGAAgatgtttcagtcgaagcaagcagctgaagaagggagtgaagaaatcaggtagaaaaagtcattttttttttaaacactgctcggggagaagggtctgcactgcacaggcgcgtgacgtagcacgccaaggtttaaaagcagaccaccatatacagcgaccattgtcggagtggactgagtcagagtggggcggctttggctcaaacaggcagaggccagggtaggttctggtaagttttttgttcagattgtctagcgtagagagaatgccaggcaggatgttggaatgctcctcttgcaggatgtgggaagtcagggagccctccagtgtccctgacaacgacacctgcaagaagtgcatccagctgcagctcctaacaaaccgcgttaaggaactggagcaggagctggatgacctgcggatcattcgggagaatgaggagattatagatcgtagctacagggaggtagttacgccaaaggagcagaggacaggaaattgggtcactgtcaggcgagggaaggggaaagggcaggcagagcagggttcccctgtagccattcccctcaacaacaagtataccacattgcatactgttgggggggatgacttacctgggacaagctgcagtaaccggatctctggcactgagtctggctctgcagtgcagaagggagggtggaaaaagaggagagcagtagtgataggggactcgattgttagaggtgcagataggaggttctgtggtcgtgacagagaatccaggatggtttgttgcctcctgggtgccagggtcaaggatgtctctgatcgattgcatgacattctgaattgggagggtgatcagccagatgttgtggtgcacattggtaccaatgacatagcaaggaagagtgaggaggtccgggagagtgagtatagagagctt from Mobula birostris isolate sMobBir1 chromosome 29, sMobBir1.hap1, whole genome shotgun sequence includes these protein-coding regions:
- the cenpk gene encoding centromere protein K — protein: MEGGTKFSASQDRTPTELQDQLLKEARDLAKRSALYQSCLPPPLTAESAVSSSAEELVLEECNQAWRELGEFQDKLTLCDPRPEVQDSENPLAVLFARERVLLAELNVQKNRHPKPLPVNKEVLTCLGKLELQSTGQQLEMILSCVRARKKSLQERLEREQKWLEEQQEIVKSLQDRDEEHQTVFHSLSENSALQKMRRDLERLTVLKERLLNALGNFLDAHYPPPSVAETGGKKKRHAHTGSVSNLITFHEMLERLMTQTMRSPHDPYLELDETYWPPYVEALLRYGVALRHPQDPYRIRLEDFCE